From Cervus canadensis isolate Bull #8, Minnesota chromosome 28, ASM1932006v1, whole genome shotgun sequence, one genomic window encodes:
- the LOC122429360 gene encoding boLa class II histocompatibility antigen, DQB*0101 beta chain isoform X8, whose protein sequence is MSGMVALRIPRGLWTAAVMVTLAVLSTPGTEGRDAPHDTVVHFMGQCYFINSTERVRYVTRYIYNQEETAYYDSEVGEYRGVTPIGQYSAKYWNSQKDILERTRAELDTVCRHNYQLEVITSLQHQVEPTVTISPSRTEALNHHNLLVCSVTDFYPGKIKVRWFQNDREETAGVVSTPLIRNGDWTFQILVMLEMTPQRGDVYTCHVEHPSLQSPISVEWRAQSESAQSKILSGVGGFVLGLIFLGLGLIIRRRSQKGLVH, encoded by the exons ATGTCTGGGATGGTGGCTCTGCGGATCCCCAGAGGCCTTTGGACAGCAGCTGTGATGGTGACACTGGCAGTGCTGAGCACCCCAGGGACTGAGGGCAGAGACGCTCCAC ATGATACCGTGGTCCACTTTATGGGCCAGTGTTACTTCATTAACAGCACGGAGCGGGTGCGGTATGTGACCAGATACATCTACAACCAGGAGGAGACCGCGTACTACGACAGCGAAGTGGGAGAGTACCGGGGTGTGACCCCAATAGGGCAGTATTCGGCTAAATACTGGAATAGCCAGAAAGATATCCTGGAGCGGACGCGGGCGGAGCTGGACACGGTGTGTAGACACAATTACCAGCTGGAGGTCATCACGTCCTTGCAGCACCAAG TGGAACCTACAGTGACCATCTCCCCATCCAGGACTGAAGCTCTAAACCACCACAACCTGCTGGTCTGCTCGGTGACAGATTTCTATCCAGGCAAGATCAAGGTTCGGTGGTTCCAGAATGACCGGGAGGAGACAGCCGGAGTTGTGTCCACCCCTCTTATTAGGAATGGGGACTGGACCTTCCAGATCCTCGTGATGCTGGAAATGACCCCCCAGCGAGGAGACGTCTACACCTGCCATGTGGAGCACCCCAGCCTCCAGAGCCCCATCTCGGTGGAGTGGC GGGCGCAGTCTGAATCTGCCCAGAGCAAGATCTTGAGTGGTGTTGGGGGCTTCGTGCTGGGTCTGATCTTCCTTGGGCTGGGCCTCATCATCCGTCGCAGGAGTCAGAAGG GGCTCGTGCACTGA
- the LOC122429360 gene encoding boLa class II histocompatibility antigen, DQB*0101 beta chain isoform X3: MSGMVALRIPRGLWTAAVMVTLAVLSTPGTEGRDAPHDTVVHFMGQCYFINSTERVRYVTRYIYNQEETAYYDSEVGEYRGVTPIGQYSAKYWNSQKDILERTRAELDTVCRHNYQLEVITSLQHQVEPTVTISPSRTEALNHHNLLVCSVTDFYPGKIKVRWFQNDREETAGVVSTPLIRNGDWTFQILVMLEMTPQRGDVYTCHVEHPSLQSPISVEWRAQSESAQSKILSGVGGFVLGLIFLGLGLIIRRRSQKEPRTHFSLGPQSPYQSTYGLTLSMGSRVRGKRLPSFCQKLLKLFPRTRPQLWWRL; this comes from the exons ATGTCTGGGATGGTGGCTCTGCGGATCCCCAGAGGCCTTTGGACAGCAGCTGTGATGGTGACACTGGCAGTGCTGAGCACCCCAGGGACTGAGGGCAGAGACGCTCCAC ATGATACCGTGGTCCACTTTATGGGCCAGTGTTACTTCATTAACAGCACGGAGCGGGTGCGGTATGTGACCAGATACATCTACAACCAGGAGGAGACCGCGTACTACGACAGCGAAGTGGGAGAGTACCGGGGTGTGACCCCAATAGGGCAGTATTCGGCTAAATACTGGAATAGCCAGAAAGATATCCTGGAGCGGACGCGGGCGGAGCTGGACACGGTGTGTAGACACAATTACCAGCTGGAGGTCATCACGTCCTTGCAGCACCAAG TGGAACCTACAGTGACCATCTCCCCATCCAGGACTGAAGCTCTAAACCACCACAACCTGCTGGTCTGCTCGGTGACAGATTTCTATCCAGGCAAGATCAAGGTTCGGTGGTTCCAGAATGACCGGGAGGAGACAGCCGGAGTTGTGTCCACCCCTCTTATTAGGAATGGGGACTGGACCTTCCAGATCCTCGTGATGCTGGAAATGACCCCCCAGCGAGGAGACGTCTACACCTGCCATGTGGAGCACCCCAGCCTCCAGAGCCCCATCTCGGTGGAGTGGC GGGCGCAGTCTGAATCTGCCCAGAGCAAGATCTTGAGTGGTGTTGGGGGCTTCGTGCTGGGTCTGATCTTCCTTGGGCTGGGCCTCATCATCCGTCGCAGGAGTCAGAAGG AGCCCCGGACCCACTTCTCCTTAGGGCCACAGAGTCCTTATCAATCTACTTACGGATTAACTCTCTCAATGGGATCAAGAGTTAGGGGAAAAAGATTACCCAGTTTCTGTCAGAAGCTCCTGAAGTTGTTCCCCAGAACCAGACCACAACTTTGGTGGCGTCTGTGA